Within Piliocolobus tephrosceles isolate RC106 chromosome 7, ASM277652v3, whole genome shotgun sequence, the genomic segment GTGGGATTATTTTTAACTAGActcatttttaaagacagataCAAGAGTtttgtgattttctgtttctttgtgtgtcCACTGGATGAACTGTACTTTTCTCAGAAATCTGTTTCTAACGGATTAGCTGATTTGCACAGCGTTGCATGCAGTATCCTTTCATTACCTTCTTAACACCAACAAGACGTATCGGCACCTCTGTGTTCCCGATGCTGGTAGTTCAAGCCTCCTCTCTTAAACTAGACTTGGAAATCAGAGAAATAtagtgggggaaaaaagcagCCTATACTTAGACCACCCAAGGAGCAACTGCAGGGAGCATCCTGAGAAATGGATGTCCagtctctttttttaatgtatattaagttttccttttcaaaagcacatgcacacacagttaTGTGAAAAAATAGGATACACTTACCATTTTATGGCCTTTTTGCCTCCTTCacctttttaaattactgttttatAGTGTTATAAAAATAGATCAATAGTGTAATCGATCTCAATAGGGCAGCCATTTGTTTCTCTTGTAGTCATAGGAGGGGAAGCCGACCCCAGGGTGGGACACTGGTGAGGAGCTGCCCTGACTGAGCTGGCGGAGAAGGACGTGCCAGGAGGAACCTGGAGGTTGATAAGCCCCCACGCAGTGTTCTTGCTAGGTGATGAGGGTCTCCCCTGTGACCTGTCACGCCCCAGAGGGGCTTCCTCTGGGTGGGGAAATACTCTATGTGTTACTTATCTTCAAGTTAATGAAGGCAAGCATATTTTTTCATAGACACCTAAGAGGAGAGGcttaatttcatctgtttttaaCGGAACCTgggaaattaaaatggattacCTAGCCGTGGTTGATTTTTAAACATCAGTGTTTTCAGGGTGGATCTAGGGGCTGCTGTTCAAAGATGTCTGGGCCAGGCTGGTGGGTCAGACCTGCACAGTGGACCCCAGTAGCAATACACACTCGCAGATGAAATCATTCAAACACCCGCTGGTGAGTGAGGAGCAAGACGAAGGTGTTGAGGAGCCTCAGGCTGGGCGGCCTTCACTTTGCGACCCTGCGCAGCTGCTTCAGCCTGTGCCCCGCTGTGGCGGCGGAGGATGTGCAGAAGCCAGTCACATCAAGACACGGTGGGAGCTCTCCTCCACAGAGCGGCAGCGGCCTCAGCTCACAGGTCCACAGCCGCGTTCCATTTGACCGAGAACAGAGCTGGGGGTGTCTACATCCGATGAAGACAGGAGGCTGGTGCTTGGTAAAatactttctgtattttcaggGTGAGAGAAACCGATGCGACTGCTTCATCCAGTCGTGCGGTGGGACCGAATCACGGCTCCCGGTGTCCGCGGCTGGGCAGGAGCCGGAGCTCGCCCTCTGCAGGGTTCCTGTCCCGCTGGCGGGCGGGCCCTGGGCTTTGAGGGCAGCGTGCTCAAGGCTGTTGAGACAGAGGAGAATAGGAGGCCGCTGTGAAGAGATGCGGTGTGGAAGAGGAACTCATGTATTCCATCTCATTTCGGAGGTGAAGGGAGAGCGCCTGAGTGGAAATGGTAGGGAACCTGCCTTTACAGTGTCTCACAAACTTCACTCCCGTCCTTTCATCTTGGTTCCTCACAATCTGTGATGGGGTGCACAGCCCGGAAAACTCACACAGGCACTTCCTAAAAATCAGAACTGTCTGAACCCCCGCCCTGGGCGTGCTGCAGCCGCAAGCTTTGTAGTTCTAGATCTGTTCGGGCAGCGCCTGGGAGCCATGTGCCCGCCATGGCACAGACGCCTGTGGTATAGACTTTACCCGTCAGTGTCTGGACGTGGCTTGGGTGTAGGTCAGGGCTTCTGTGCCATGTGCTGTCTGTTCTTGGCCTGCACGCATCCTCTGTTCCCCCTGCCTGGTGCCAGTTACTCATCTGAGACTCTTCTGTCAGGGAGCAGCAGCATGGGCACCGCGCCTCCGCCCTCAGCGAGGGGGCACCATGCCTCCGTCCTCACCGAGGGGGCACCGCACCTCCGTCCTCACCGAGGGGGCACCGCACCTCCGCCCTCACCGAGGGGGCACCGCGCCTCCGCCCTCAGCGAGGGGGCACCGCGCCTCCGTCCTCACCGAGGGGGCACCGCGCCTCCGCGCTCACCGAGGGGGCACCGCGCCTCCGCCCTCAGCGAGGGGGCACCGCGCCTCCGCCCTCACCGAGGGGGCACCGCGCCTCCGTCCTCACCGAGGGGGCACCGCGCCTCCGTGCTCACCGAGGGGGCACCGCGCCTCCGTGCTCACCGAGGTGTTGGGACTGCCATGGTTTATCCATCGTGCTTTCTACCCACCCTCTCCCCAGTTGCCCGTTTCAACCCAGGCTGCCCCTCTCAGCCCGTGAGAATCGGTTGTGCTGCCTCTTCTGTTCCGCATGTTCCGCATCACCGGAGTGGTAGTTTGAAATCGGCCGTGGGGAAGTATTTACACCAGGGAAATTAGTAGATGGGAGGACTCGGGACTTTTCAGAGAGCTGGTTGTTAGCCATTTACCAGCACGCCACCAACCTATGCTGTCTATAAACCACCTTCTGCCAACCTGGAGTCCAGCTTAGCCTTCGTGTCAAAATGCATGAAGATGGGCAAGTCATCATTACTTTTTATTCTCACACACAAGTAACTTTAGAAAGGACCtagttgtaaaataaaatttaagaaaaataagaaataagggTTTcccattccccccccccccccccccccccgcccaagGCCCATAGGAATGAAATTTTACTCTAAAAATGCAAtaactggccaggtgcaatggctcattcctgtaatcccagcactttgggaggccgaggcaggtggatcacttgaagccaggagtttgaggacaccctggccaacatggcaaaaccccatctctactgaaaatacaaaaattagccaggcttggtggtgcgcgcctattatcccagctacttgagaggctgaggcaggggaattgcatgaacctgggggcagaggttgcagtgagctgagattgtgccattgcactccagcctgggcagcaaagtaagactctgtctcagaaaaaaaaaaaaaaaaggccgggcgcggtggctcaagcctgtaatcccagcactttgggaggccgagacaggcagatcacgaggtcacaagatcaagaccatcctggctaacacggtgaaaccccgtctctaaaaaaaaataaaaaaaaaaaaaaaaaaaaatagccaggcgaggtagcgggcgcctgtagtcccagctactcgggaggctgaggcagaagaatggcgtgaacccgggaggcggagcttacagtgagctgagatttggccactgcactccagcctgggcgacagagcgagactccatctcaaaaaaaaaaaaaaaacaacaacttgtAGATCCTTCAAAGCACACCATTTATTATGATCGTAGCATCTGTGAGTGTATATACATCTAAATGAGtcttttatggggaaaaaaaagtaggcTGCTAATTTATATTATTGTTAATCCCAGGATCTTTGATGGTAAAGTTGAGAATCACTGAAGTAAATAGTGTAAACTctctttctactaaaactacaagatCCTGATGGAAAATTTATTTAGCCTCATACGTTTGTTATGGTTTCGTTGTACTCAAAATtgttatgtttgatttttttaacagATCAGGATCCTCATGACCAGCCAAAGAGAAGAAGAATTAGGAAGcataagtcaaagaaaaaattaaaaaatcccaACAGTGTTCTTGTAGAACAAGCAGAATTAGAGAAACAGCAGAGTCCGTTACAGGAGAAATTTCAGCGACAGCACACAGACGGGCCcacaataagcaaaaataaaaaaaggaaactgaaaaagaaacagcaaattaaaaggaagaaagcagCGGGCTTGGCAACAAAGGCTGCTGGTGTCAGCTTCATGTACCAGCCGGAGGACGGCAGCAGTGAAGGGGAAGGCATGGGAGCAGCTGGTGAGGCGGGAGGTGCGGACGCCAGCGAGGAAGACCCGACACTGGCCAGGGAGGAAGACATTAAAGAtgccagggaggagggaggtgcgGACTCCTGGGAGGAAGACCCAACACCGGCCTGGGACGAGGATGGTGCGGACTCTGGGAAGGAAGACCCGACACTGGCCAGGGAGGAGGATGGTGCCGACGCCAGTGAGGAAGACCCGATACCGGCCAGGGAGGAGGATGGTGCNNNNNNNNNNGACGCCAGTGAGGAAGACCCGATACCGGCCAGGGAGGAGGATGGTGCGGACACCGGGGAGGAAGATGATACAGTTACCGATGAAAAGGCAGATAGTGTTCTAAATTTTTTGAAGTCAACAcaggaaatgtatttttatgacGGTATGTTTTTTACTGTTTTGCATAGAGACATCCacttaaaagtttattaaaagaaagaaatataatgctgaaatgtgaaaacatacattaaaatattcaatgtAAATAATTAGTTATAAGGCAAAGATCAGAGTATTTACATGCTTTCCACTGATGATTGGACGGACACGTGCCCCTGGCCTATCCAGAGAAGCAGTGTGGCAGCCGTGGCCTGCGCCAAGAACAGGCTGGCCCCGTGTCCTCCATGCCTCTAAGGTCAGGTTTTGGAGTGTGTTGGCATCCAGGCTGTTTTCTAAACAAGAGATAAATCAAAATTAGAGGTTTTGACGAGCTGAGCTCACCTTCATAAGCAGACCGAGAGGTGAAGGAAACACAGCTTGCGCCTTTAGGacagatttcattttctcttccacgTGGAATGGATGCGTGATTTCTCAGCAAACATTTTTGTGCAGTTGTTTGTATTGACATAGGAAAGTAAGCACAGGTTTAATGTCACAGATGGCGCTTGCTTACGTCTGCACTCCGCTTTGTCGACAGCTGACCTAGGAATACGGGGTTGCCCCAGAACAAAGATACTCACCAGGGGCTGGCTTCCtggcttttttctctttaattttttgtaatactttttaattttgtgggtataGGTGTCTTTTTAATGATGCTACCAGTAGGTTCAGGTTAATGTGGGTTTAGCAGATCCAGATTTAAGCAGGGCATTTGATGGTGTTCTTATGAACAAGATTAAGAAGTATCAGCTATGTAATAATTTGGGAATTAAGTAACTGATTTTTAACAGTGATGCAGAAGTACCATTTTTAATAGATTGGTTTCAGTATGAAGAGCACTCCAGCCTCTTCCTCTTTAGCATGTTTCTCAGCAGATTATATTAACAAATTGAAAACACATCCAGATGGCATATCAGGACGACGTGGCTAAGATACTGCAAAGTAGAGTAGAATTCGGAAAGATCTCAGTAAACTTCCTATTCTGTGTGTGCTCGAGCACCTGGGGGCAGACCAACAGTCATGCCGGGAGTAACCAAAAAGCCAGGCTGAGAAATACCTATTGAAGGAATTAGCAAGCTCCTCAGGAAATGGTCTCATAGAAAGATGAAACTCCCGGAACCCTCACGGGGAGGTTGTCATGGAGACATCTGCAGCCACTTGTCTTCAGGAATCCGCCAGTCCTGAGTGTGGGCGTTGAGTGAGGGTCTGGGGAAAGGACCCGGTGGAGCCCAGAGAGGCAGAAAAACCAGCCTCACAGGTTGAGAGACCAAAAGCAGAGCCTGGAGCCTGCTGAGCACGGACATTAGAGCCGGGGCCGGTGGGCTCAGAGGTCGGAGCCGGGGCCAGCTGGGCTCAGAGGTGGGAGAACAGAACTCAACCCTCTGCATGGCTTCCCTTAGAGCCTTTGCTCAATTCTGAAGCTGTGGGTGGAAAACGAGAAGCCACACAAGAGAGGCTCCGAACAACATCGGGGCCTCTTGGCCATCTTGAGGTGTTGATCAGATGAGGATTGGCCTGACTCTGAAGCCCAGCAGAGCAGGGCAGCCCAGAGGCAGACAACCCTGTCCCAAATGTGTGGCCACCCTGGAGTCAGTTCAGTCCCTGCACAGTCCAGGGGATCCACCTCTCCTCTGTGCCTGGTGGAGCAAAGGGTGAGACGTCTAGAAGAAAATATCGCCATCCTAGACCTCCGCAGTCTTTCCTATGCATTCAGCAGCAGTTTACCAGGCATGCCAAGAAAGAGGACCACAGCTccgaaaacaagaagaaaagagctGTGAAGCTGGAGCAGGAGACACTGATGTTATCAGACAAGAAGCTTAAAATAAGGGGGAAAATATTGGAGCATTTTGCCAGGTAATTTGAATCTACTAAaataatcaaatggaaattttaggcCTGAGAAATATGGTAACAAAAATTCAGGCCTCAAAAGACAGGGAAACAGCAAATGAGGGTTCGCCTAAAAGAGAATTAG encodes:
- the ERICH1 gene encoding glutamate-rich protein 1 isoform X4, which translates into the protein MAAHRKHVFVEKVLQRLFPRVPSGQGKREPQTLAVQNPPTKVTSEKVSRKHAQPLTDQDPHDQPKRRRIRKHKSKKKLKNPNSVLVEQAELEKQQSPLQEKFQRQHTDGPTISKNKKRKLKKKQQIKRKKAAGLATKAAGVSFMYQPEDGSSEGEGMGAAGEAGGADASEEDPTLAREEDIKDAREEGGADSWEEDPTPAWDEDGADSGKEDPTLAREEDGADASEEDPIPAREEDGAXXXDASEEDPIPAREEDGADTGEEDDTVTDEKADSVLNFLKSTQEMYFYDGVSRDAASVALADAAEELLDRLASHSMPPSDVSILHHLKTLLLLQDTERLKRALEMFPEHCTMPPASTLTPDEKGRTWRSAETRADELHNQAPVQNPVANDAIPRRDPDWIYHRGDWHSLH
- the ERICH1 gene encoding glutamate-rich protein 1 isoform X5, which encodes MKTGGWCLVKYFLYFQGERNRCDCFIQSCGGTESRLPVSAAGQEPELALCRVPVPLAGGPWALRAACSRLLRQRRIGGRCEEMRCGRGTHVFHLISEVKGERLSGNDQDPHDQPKRRRIRKHKSKKKLKNPNSVLVEQAELEKQQSPLQEKFQRQHTDGPTISKNKKRKLKKKQQIKRKKAAGLATKAAGVSFMYQPEDGSSEGEGMGAAGEAGGADASEEDPTLAREEDIKDAREEGGADSWEEDPTPAWDEDGADSGKEDPTLAREEDGADASEEDPIPAREEDGADTGEEDDTVTDEKADSVLNFLKSTQEMYFYDEMQLQSPSPMPLRNCWTVLRHTACRPQTCPSCTT
- the ERICH1 gene encoding glutamate-rich protein 1 isoform X3; its protein translation is MKTGGWCLVKYFLYFQGERNRCDCFIQSCGGTESRLPVSAAGQEPELALCRVPVPLAGGPWALRAACSRLLRQRRIGGRCEEMRCGRGTHVFHLISEVKGERLSGNDQDPHDQPKRRRIRKHKSKKKLKNPNSVLVEQAELEKQQSPLQEKFQRQHTDGPTISKNKKRKLKKKQQIKRKKAAGLATKAAGVSFMYQPEDGSSEGEGMGAAGEAGGADASEEDPTLAREEDIKDAREEGGADSWEEDPTPAWDEDGADSGKEDPTLAREEDGADASEEDPIPAREEDGAXXXDASEEDPIPAREEDGADTGEEDDTVTDEKADSVLNFLKSTQEMYFYDGVSRDAASVALADAAEELLDRLASHSMPPSDVSILHHLKTLLLLQDTERLKRALEMFPEHCTMPPDHARVISAFFSYWITHILPEKSSD
- the ERICH1 gene encoding glutamate-rich protein 1 isoform X2; protein product: MKTGGWCLVKYFLYFQGERNRCDCFIQSCGGTESRLPVSAAGQEPELALCRVPVPLAGGPWALRAACSRLLRQRRIGGRCEEMRCGRGTHVFHLISEVKGERLSGNDQDPHDQPKRRRIRKHKSKKKLKNPNSVLVEQAELEKQQSPLQEKFQRQHTDGPTISKNKKRKLKKKQQIKRKKAAGLATKAAGVSFMYQPEDGSSEGEGMGAAGEAGGADASEEDPTLAREEDIKDAREEGGADSWEEDPTPAWDEDGADSGKEDPTLAREEDGADASEEDPIPAREEDGADTGEEDDTVTDEKADSVLNFLKSTQEMYFYDGVSRDAASVALADAAEELLDRLASHSMPPSDVSILHHLKTLLLLQDTERLKRALEMFPEHCTMPPASTLTPDEKGRTWRSAETRADELHNQAPVQNPVANDAIPRRDPDWIYHRGDWHSLH
- the ERICH1 gene encoding glutamate-rich protein 1 isoform X1 translates to MKTGGWCLVKYFLYFQGERNRCDCFIQSCGGTESRLPVSAAGQEPELALCRVPVPLAGGPWALRAACSRLLRQRRIGGRCEEMRCGRGTHVFHLISEVKGERLSGNDQDPHDQPKRRRIRKHKSKKKLKNPNSVLVEQAELEKQQSPLQEKFQRQHTDGPTISKNKKRKLKKKQQIKRKKAAGLATKAAGVSFMYQPEDGSSEGEGMGAAGEAGGADASEEDPTLAREEDIKDAREEGGADSWEEDPTPAWDEDGADSGKEDPTLAREEDGADASEEDPIPAREEDGAXXXDASEEDPIPAREEDGADTGEEDDTVTDEKADSVLNFLKSTQEMYFYDGVSRDAASVALADAAEELLDRLASHSMPPSDVSILHHLKTLLLLQDTERLKRALEMFPEHCTMPPASTLTPDEKGRTWRSAETRADELHNQAPVQNPVANDAIPRRDPDWIYHRGDWHSLH